Part of the Mangifera indica cultivar Alphonso chromosome 4, CATAS_Mindica_2.1, whole genome shotgun sequence genome, GGTTTGCACGACAATCAAATTTGTCTATGGAACTTGGAAGTGGacacattattatatattttaagcaATCACAATTCACAAccaaacttgaaaaaaattggCACGGAACTTTACGGgaattggataattttttttcataaatgtattcaataaaattatatatatttatttttagtacataatttatctatacagatgaaatattattatatgagtagatttttttatcatataataatatatattttaaaatcacataattacataataacacattattatatacataaattatatataaaaaatagatatatataattttacgtTAAATACAATAACGTTTTTTTCtagcaatttctttttttaagtcaAACAGTTATAAGATGCCACGTCACTCTGCAGGGATCAGAATACCCCAACCATTCTGATTGAAATTACCATATTTTTCAACTCAGAGTCACGCAATCCGCATTTTCTCAGTTAACCATAGTAGAGTTTCATCTAACTATGGTTAACTAACGGTCTATATAAATAACCAGACTCGCGCCACTCATTCTAGTTCTTTACtccaattcaaaatttcaaatcaccCGTTCTTGCTCTCTCTCCCGTTTCAATTTCTCCTTctctaatttcaaaattctctcaaatctGCAACCATGGTATGcctagttaaaaaaaaaaaaaactaaaattcaatttCATATGTTCTTATATATTATTGCTTTCTATTCTCATATTCTatgtgttgtttttgttttcaggtTGTTGCACAGAAAGTGAAAGAAGCAGAGATCACCGAACAGGACTCTCTTCTTCTggtaattaagtattaattgAACATCGtatcatcaaatttttatacGGCTCTCCTAGTTCAAACAATCTGTGTCGAAATTGAACTGGTTTTGCTTTATCTTTTTGGCTAAAATTTTAGATGCTTTTAGATCATTCAACGTATTTGATTGATTCTGTTATTCTTGTTACTTATTTTGGATTTTCTTCTATTAAGCACCACAAGTTAAACATTAGTTGgttaatatttaacaaatttgataaCTCTTGGAGCTTCTCACTTTTAGATCTAGTTTGTGAattcattaataattatataaagttaGGACATCATAATATATGCCCCTGCGTTTATTTACTGTAACTAGATCTCATGCCGTTTTGATGAATTCACTCTCAACAGACAAGGAACCTGCTTCGCATTGCcatatttaatattagttaCATAAGAGGCCTTTTTCCGGAGAAGTACTTCAATGATAAGTCTGTTCCTGCTTTAGGTAATCTCATCTCATCAGATTTTCGtttcttttctaatttgaatattatctgCTAAAATGTCTCTTAAATTACGCCAAAATTTATAGAGATGAAGATCAGGAAGCTGATGCCGATGGATACTGAGTCACGTAGACTGATTGATTGGATGGAGAAAGGTATGTTGCTGCTATCATCATCCAAAATAAATACCTAAATCTTAGTacattgttattttatttttaattgttcacTTTTTGTTCTCGTTTTTCCATACTTCTGTTCAActatatttcttattattttcttttcaggTGTTTATGATGCACTGCAAAAAAAGTATCTGAGAACACTTCTGTTCTGTGTATGTGAATCAGTTGATGGGCCAATGATTGAAGAATATGCATGTAAGGTTCTGAATGATCActgcaaaattgtaaaaactTCAATTCTAGATGGTTAGCGAAATTCCAGTGATTCACATTGTTTTTGTGAGTTTGATTGGATTGCTTTTCCGCTTCTGTCTTTTGCCTCTTGAGCCTTTTTAAGAGGTTTGAATGTTTCAAGCTGTCTTCTTTTGCAGTTTCGTTTAGTTACTCTGAATCTGATAGCCAAGAGGTTTCCATGAATATCAGTCGCACTGGAAACAAGAAAAAAGGAGGAACATTTAAATGTAACTCTACATCTGAAATTACCCCCAATCAGATGAGGTGGTTTGAACAGAATCTCttgtcaaatttcattttaattctgTCGTTGGCTTGTATTAAATTCCTTTGTGTCTTCTGTTATTTGTGCCACAATGTTATTGATCAGAAGTTCCGCTTGTAAGATGGTCCGTACACTGGTTCAGCTTATGAGAACTTTGGACAAGATGCCTGAAGAGGTTACTTGCTTGGAGGCTTGTTTATCTCTGATAATATgttgaaaatttacttttctttgaatatttgattttgcattttttttatggttGAATTTTGATAGTCATTTTCTTTGTTGCATTTTCAGCGTACTATATTGATGAAGTTGCTCTACTATGATGATGTAACGGTATGTCCATTTAACTGCTTTAAGAATCTTTGTTCCAGGTAATTGTACTTGTGATTGCTATTCCAGTTATGATTCATACGAATTTCTTTAATTCCTATACTTGAAGCatataaaatagaatttgaatttttgggTTGGATGGCCATACTATTTGGAGTTGGAATGCTTTACCGTGACAAACATTTCCTGGGACTACATATGCTTGGTAGCGTGTACTATTGCTGGGTAACATTTCTTGCAAGTGCATTTAAGTTGCATGTAAATCTCAATTTCTGCATCAGGTCTTTTGCGCAGACTATTGTTTGAGATAGAGCGTACAACCTTTCCTTTTTACTTTTTCCTTTGTATTACATccattttagaaaaatgattaGTGATACAATTATATGATCTTGCAGCCAGTGGATTACGAACCTCCATTCTTCAGAAGCTGCACAGAAGAAGAAGCTCGTCATCCATGGACCAAAAGTCCCTTGAAAATGGAGGTTGGGAATGTCAACAGCAAACATTTTGTGTTAGCTCTCAAGGTAAGGGATGAAGAACTCTGGAAATGACTATGATTAGTTCTAGTCCATCATAATCCAGGCATGTTTCTCATTTTTGATTACTTGACAGGTAAAAAGCGTGCTTGATCCTTGTGAggatgaaaatgatgatatgcAAGATGATGAAGTAAGCTTAGGAGGCGATTCTTTTCGAAGGGAGGAATCTTCCGATTCTGACAGTGAGGTGAAGTAACAACgttatattttatacttaaGAATTTTAGTATAACGTACAACACAAATTTTGAGTTGCCTAGAAAACACATTATATGTTTCAGGATAACCTATCAGAAAGAGATCAATACATAGTGGCGCCAATTGGTAATTTCATCAATTGCTTGAACTACTTCTTTTGAGGGATTTGCACGTGGAACTAACAATGGTTATCATAACAGATAAGCAACAGCCAGAAGAAGAATATGGCATGGTTGGTGAaggtaaattttgatttttgatgttAAACAGGACAACCTTCGCGTGATAAAGTGAAAGTGGATGAATTTTCTAATGAAATCTGATTCACTAATGTGCTGGGTCCAATTATACTCTCGGCAGATAATACTCAGGACCCGGAGGAAGATGAACAACAATTGGGCAGGGTGAAGGACTGGATGAAGGACCGCCACCTTGATACTGTAGAACTTACTGATGTTCTCTCTAATTTCCCCGACATTTCAGTTGTAAGAGCTTCTAAGTTTTCATCTTCTAGTTCCTTTTTCTGAGTATTCTGACAAAAGCTATATCAGTTGGACTAGTCAGATTATCCATTATTAACCCAGcagattttttagtttttctcttgaaaattttgaactcTTAATGACTTGAGATTTAATGGTTTAATGCAGGCTTTGACTGAAGGTAAACGCGGGCTCtgattcatattaaaatttgaaccaGCAAAGACTTCTCTGTGTTGAAATTTAGTTACTAAACAAGTTTGTTGCCATTTTATTTCTTCTGACCATATAACAGAAATAATGGACAAGCTTGTGAAAGAAGGTTGTTTATCAAAAACCGCGACGGATACATACACGATAAACAAACAAGaggtttccttttcttttattttttaggtaTAATAATCATCATTAGCTACCTTATTTTGGCTCACACTTCTTTTCTTTGTGCCAACACACCACCAGAAATTTGATCGTGAATTTAATGTTGTGAAAGAAGAAATGGATGGCGTCTCAATTTATGACAAATCTCCCAGTGTAGAAGATCGCTTGTACATGAAGGTAAGAGACATTTATATGCATGCTCTTATGGTGATTTAGAGTTGACTCATGCTGTAGTTACTTCAAGGAAACAAGCAGTTACTGTCTTGGTTAACAAATATTTTGTTGGACATTGCATACACTGAGACCTGCCATTGTTAACTACCAGGCTTTGTATCATGCTCTTCCAATGAACTACATAACAGTCTCAAAGCTTCAAAACAAGCTAGATGGAGAAGCCAATCAATCCATTGTGCGCAAACTAGTTGATAAAATGATCCGAGATGGTTATGTTGAAGCCAAAGGGAGCCGTAGGCTAGGTCTGAGCAGTGAAATCGACTTTTTACTTGACAAAATTTGAAGGATTGAATTATCTCAGTATATCTTGATCTGAAACAGGCAAGCGTGTAATCCATTCCAATCTGACTGAGAGAAAGCTCATGGAAGTCAAGAAAGCACTGGATAATGATTTTATGGTGAAAATTACCTTCCCAAATCTGTGTGCATATATAACAGCATCTTCTGATGTGTTAGtacaattcttcttcttcatttgttttGAGCAGGACATGGATACTAATGAGCCACATAGCAAGTCCAACAATCAAGAATTCCAGAAAATGGGTATCTTAACCAATTCCTTATAGActagagtttaaaaaatatggttctTTTCCATTTCTAAATGTTAGAAATCACAAGTACAAAacgtttatttgtttattaggGGGCAAACACATTGAAATGTCCACATGTGGTGTCCTTCACTCTATTGGATCAGATCTAACACGCACAAGGGGAAGATCTGAAATTCAGCAAAATGGTTCAATCAGGAGTGAGCAAACTACCTCAAAGGCAAGGGACCTAGGAAACACTCCCACAAGCAGGGCTGAGGTTGGGGTGGTGAAGTTTCCTATGATTTCTAGCGGTAATTCTTTTGATCTAAAAATTTTCAGCCTATTGATCGATAATCTACTCTTGGAATTGTATAGCCGGTAGCGTCAAGGGAGAGCTTTGCACCAGGAAACGAGAACATCAAAGCAAACGGTAACACAATTTGCTGTGATGAGGCAGACAATATTATTGGCAGTAGATCCTCCCAAGATAAGAGGTGCAGAAAAACTAGCACGGTATGCTCAATTTCTGCTACTTGCATGAAAGGTTGCGGCTGCATAAATGGCGTGATTCAACGTGAAgacaacttttttcttttcctaatATGTTGGCTTTGTGTACCTTTTTCAGGTTAAGGAGCCTATCCTTCAATATGTAAAGCGTCAGAAATCTCAATCTGTTTGGGTCTAAAGGGCCTAGATCGTGTTATTCTACTCGGACTTTcctattatcaaatattttacgTTGGACAACTTACATAGTTTCTTTTCTGTCTCTGATGTCGTGGTGGGGACATGCAATTTAGGGGCGGTCATTGCccagataaaaatatatatgtatattagcTTACGGAGTATTGAAATATCAAATTCTCTACTAttactaatttttctttcttttttttaatttttgctatGAAATGAATCAATGATTTGATCGGTGGAGATGCCGAAGCTACCAAGAGCAGGCTGGTCTTGCGTCTCACAAAATCTCTCTTCATGATGCCTTGAATCAAAATGGCCCAAGTAAGATTATTTTGTATATCCTTCTAATTCTCTAAGTTAgtcctcatatatatatatatttaaaaaaaaaaaaatgctagcCAGCTTTGGTTTAGCTAAAGCCTATACCGTCCATACCGACCGACGTTAGACCGATTAAGACTAAAACAATGTAGTGATTGGTGTCTGATAGAATTATATCTGAAAGCTTCGGAAGGTTCATAAAACCTTGTATTTAAACAAACTGCTTGCGAAAACAATGGGACAGCAGTCAGCCCATAGATTAGCCTCCGCCACTCGGTGTGATGATTACAATTTACAATAATTTAACGAAACACTGAGAttagattataatataatatcttaaCCAGGATTAGGATTAGATAACAAGGACTCGTGGATCATGACTGCAAAAATAGAGATCCCATAATTTTTGTTGTATGTCACGTGTTTGGCTCGtagttaaacttaaaataaaactaaacaaggatttaaagatgatttttttctcattttcataaaattaaatatgtaataattattattaatgttgatgACGAAATTCCatcaacaatatataaaattagagttGTAACTCtatgcaaaaaaaataaaagcactGAATTTTTCCAAGTAATTCCGATTAATGTGTTCGAGAAAATTGTGTAGAGTATCAATACAAGATGcaaataggttttttttttaatctatttataatttatatttatgagataagagaaatagataattatataatttcatatagaACATTTAAATCTTagtaaattgaatttatatgtctaataaaataaaattattgaaatactcttaataattattatcttgTAACAATAGAAGATAgaattaaaatgttatcttaaaaaaataaaagatgaaaacaatACGGTTAAAACTTTTTATACTCACGCattctgttattttttaatgtatctAATTGTTTTATGTAGTTTGCATGGTTAGCTGTTATCTCCAATACAATTCTCGTgtattttgaaaagaaaatctaATCATACAACAATtgagattaataattttttatactttaacattttttattaataaataattagggcgcgtaaaataaatatatttatatataaaaataataatattataataaatattaattggaatataataatgataaataaagaCTTAATTAGAAAACGGAAATTAGAAATTGTTCTGAGATTTATTTGTCGCTATTATCGAAGACTGGTGGTTGCAATCTACGAACTTCTAAACAATTCAGCACCCTCTCATTCATGAATGAGTAATGACGAAGTTTCCTCGTCTAgagattttcaataaaaacataCCTCAGCGCCTTCCACGTCTGCTTCTTGAAGCCTCTATTTTAGCCCATAAAGCCTTTCGGTTTGGTCCCATCTCTTTACAATCACAAATCTCTTTCTCGGGAAACGCAACTGGGTCCCATTTCCATATTCTTCCAGACGCAAAGCAGATCTAATCTCAACCGTAAGATCAAACGAACGATTCAGATTAAGAAGCATATCGTCATTCCAGTCTCGTCGGTCTTCAT contains:
- the LOC123214745 gene encoding meiosis-specific protein ASY1 isoform X2; amino-acid sequence: MVVAQKVKEAEITEQDSLLLTRNLLRIAIFNISYIRGLFPEKYFNDKSVPALEMKIRKLMPMDTESRRLIDWMEKGVYDALQKKYLRTLLFCVCESVDGPMIEEYAFSFSYSESDSQEVSMNISRTGNKKKGGTFKCNSTSEITPNQMRSSACKMVRTLVQLMRTLDKMPEERTILMKLLYYDDVTPVDYEPPFFRSCTEEEARHPWTKSPLKMEVGNVNSKHFVLALKVKSVLDPCEDENDDMQDDEVSLGGDSFRREESSDSDSEDNLSERDQYIVAPIDKQQPEEEYGMVGEDNTQDPEEDEQQLGRVKDWMKDRHLDTVELTDVLSNFPDISVALTEEIMDKLVKEGCLSKTATDTYTINKQEKFDREFNVVKEEMDGVSIYDKSPSVEDRLYMKALYHALPMNYITVSKLQNKLDGEANQSIVRKLVDKMIRDGYVEAKGSRRLGKRVIHSNLTERKLMEVKKALDNDFMDMDTNEPHSKSNNQEFQKMGGKHIEMSTCGVLHSIGSDLTRTRGRSEIQQNGSIRSEQTTSKARDLGNTPTSRAEPVASRESFAPGNENIKANGNTICCDEADNIIGSRSSQDKRCRKTSTVKEPILQYVKRQKSQSVWV
- the LOC123214745 gene encoding meiosis-specific protein ASY1 isoform X1, which produces MVVAQKVKEAEITEQDSLLLTRNLLRIAIFNISYIRGLFPEKYFNDKSVPALEMKIRKLMPMDTESRRLIDWMEKGVYDALQKKYLRTLLFCVCESVDGPMIEEYAFSFSYSESDSQEVSMNISRTGNKKKGGTFKCNSTSEITPNQMRSSACKMVRTLVQLMRTLDKMPEERTILMKLLYYDDVTPVDYEPPFFRSCTEEEARHPWTKSPLKMEVGNVNSKHFVLALKVKSVLDPCEDENDDMQDDEVSLGGDSFRREESSDSDSEDNLSERDQYIVAPIDKQQPEEEYGMVGEDNTQDPEEDEQQLGRVKDWMKDRHLDTVELTDVLSNFPDISVALTEEIMDKLVKEGCLSKTATDTYTINKQEQKFDREFNVVKEEMDGVSIYDKSPSVEDRLYMKALYHALPMNYITVSKLQNKLDGEANQSIVRKLVDKMIRDGYVEAKGSRRLGKRVIHSNLTERKLMEVKKALDNDFMDMDTNEPHSKSNNQEFQKMGGKHIEMSTCGVLHSIGSDLTRTRGRSEIQQNGSIRSEQTTSKARDLGNTPTSRAEPVASRESFAPGNENIKANGNTICCDEADNIIGSRSSQDKRCRKTSTVKEPILQYVKRQKSQSVWV